TCGAAGGCGCGCTCGACCAGGTCCGGTCCTACGAAGTCGAGCGGGCGTGCCTCTGGCGGAGGAGCCTGGGGTTCCAGCCACGGTCCGGCTGTCCATAGACCTGCAGAAGCCTGCCTACGAATGGGCCATGGGTTGCGACAAGTCTGCCCCTTCACTTCGCGACTTGCCGTAGTGTCTTCCTGGCTCGTTCCGGTTGAACTGCGACCCGCCATGGGGATCATCGCAGCGCTCCAGGTTGATGCTTCGGAGGTACGACATGTGGGAGCTTTCCCGAGCGATGAAGGACCTGCGCCCTCCACAAGATGTAGTCACATGCCTTCACGCTGGTGACCTGGTCATCATAAGCGCGCTCAACGACGAGGAGCTGGGCGACGCCGGATTGTCGGCAGAAATCGTTCGGTCTGCTATCAATGGGGCACCGTTCTGCAGGCCCCGAAGTCGCGCCGCCTTAGCAGAGATCTGGACCACTAGCAGATCCGGCGATACCGCCTGGATATCACTGATGCAACCACTGTTGCCGCATGACCCATACTGGCGATCAATTGTTGGTGCCCACTGGGCACTTTACAACGCCTACTTCAACGAACAGTATTTGGATACGGGCAAGGTTGGAACCCGGGCCAACACCTTGTTGGAGATCACGGACGCCGGCGCCACCGTAAGCGATCACCAAGTCTTGTTCACTGAGCTCGCCGAGAGCATTGCAGCCGGGAAGTTATCAGCTTTCCAGCACGGCGCCATATTCGGGTCCATGCTGGTAGCAGGTGGTGTAGTGGGCTTCTTCACCGCAGGCGCAGGCGCGTCGCTCGTCGGGCGGGCGGGCGGCTGGGTCGAAGGGTCGTTGGAAAACGTCGACGATTGGGTCTCAGAACTCGCTCTTCGATATCTCCTAGCGTCGATCATCGAGGAACATGACCGGAAGCGCCACCTAGGCGTCGCGAAGACGATCCATGAGGAAGCGCAGGCTATCGGGCGCTCCGATCCGAACCCCCGTGGCAGTAAGCAGTTCCGAATGCTGATGGGAGCATATGCCAAGATGTTGGAGGGCATGGCACCCGATACTGCGGACACCACGCAGACCATCCCCGACGTAGTTGGGCTTCGACTGGGTGACGCGAAAGCGATGTTGCGGACAGCAGGATTTGTCACAATAGTGCAGTTTGACGCTGCGCCACCGGCAGAGGGCCCGCGCTCGGCCTGGTCGGAATCGCGATGGAATGTGCGAGGGCAATGGCCATCGCCCGGAGTGGCCTGCGATCCGAGCTCAACGATCAGACTGGCCTACAGTCGTCCTGAGGAACGCGTGCGCCAACAGGATATGGACAGGAGACTTCGGGAAGGGAATTGAAGCGGGCGACTTAGCGGACGGCCCTGATGGCGTCCGATTTTCTGGTGGCAGTGAGCCACAACGAGCCGCTAACCACCACCTGACGCCTATCCGAAGGAGTCAGCCAAAGCCGGGACAGACCCGCGTACCGTTCCTGGGCCAGCGTCCTACCGCGCCAGCAGGAATCGAGTCGTCGTGCCGTCTGTCAACGTCGCCGCGCTTGTAGGTGCGCTTGCCCTGATAAGGCTCGGCACCATGCTCGATCCTCTCAATGGCGAGCAGGTCCCAAAGGCCAGAACCAACTCAACCAGCGATCCGGTGGTGACCACCCGAGCACCTCGAGTCCTTTCGGATTCACGGGGCTGATGGACGGCGCCGGACTATCAGCACGAGTGGCCGCCGACCAGCTCGGGCACTCTAAGACATCGCTGACGGCCGACGTCTACATGGGACGAAAGAAACGGGCAACCGGGCGGCTGCGGTTCTAGAGAAGCTCTTCGAGGCAGACATTGCGCATTGATTCAAGCTTTCGGACAGCAGGACCAGTGGGCTTGTCGCTCAACGCCTACCTGTTTGCTGAGTAATTCCCTCAAGCGGCGGCCAGTCGCCTGCTGCTAGCCCGCAGCCCGCACCCGGGAACCAGGGGGCCAATGGCTGCAATCACCAACGGCAGTCCGCTAACCCATCTACTGGAGGATTACGTGAAGGGAACGCCTGCGAGCACCGGGGAGTCCGCCGCGGCTTCGAGACTGTCTCGGTCGCCGAGGTGTTCTCCGCCGGTGAACCATCGTCATGCGGACGCGCCCAGTAGGCCGACCGTCGCACGGGACCAGACCGTTCCCGGGACGCGCGCAGGCGATCCTTCGGGTGCGTGACTGATGAGCGAGGCTACCGGCCGCTCGGAGCCGCGGAAGAGTCGTTCAAGAGTCAGCGTGATCCGGGGAGTTCGACTCAGAATCAGCGCCCGGCGCTGCGGTATCGCGATTGCGCTGGAACAGGCCTCCAACCGCACCTGCGACGCCAGCCGCTGCGCCCTTGATCGCCACACCAGCTTGCTCGGCGGCGGCCGCAGCCCGGGGCTGGTCTGGGAGGCCGTCACCATCGACGTCAACCGCACGTAGAACCCCATTAGCACGATCGAACGTTTGTGCACCGAGCCGCTTGGCGGCACCAGCGCCCTCCGCGGTGCCTACGCGGAGCTTGTCGAGGATCTCGCCGGCGGCTTGGCCCCAGCCCTTCGCATCAGCAGCATTGTTGTCGTCCTCGATACCGAGTCGACCACGAAGGCTGTGCACTTCCGCCGCGACCTGGTTGCTCGACTTGACGGCTGCTGGAGAGTCGAATGGATTGAGCAGCACTCTTGCGTTCGCTCTCTGCACCGTCTCATCCATCTGCGTGAGCAGCGCGGCGGTGCTGCGTCCAATCCGTTCGAGGCGCTTCTGCCTTGCTTTCGCCAGTCCGAGCCGGTGGCTTTCAAGTTCCTCTGGCGAAGAGTCCAACACCCGGTCAAGTTCGAGAACGGACACACCATCCTGGAGCTGAAAGGTGCGGGCGAGCACCGCCAGCCACTCACGGACCTTCGGTTCCGCTTCCCTCGTCGCGCGTGCGATGTCTCCGAGGTCCGCCTTCTTATGGAGCTTCTCGGCGATCGCGTCCAGCTCGCGAAGCACATACGCCTGGGTTCGGGCGATGGTCTGGGAGGTGGCCTGCACCTTCGACCACGTCACCTCGGAGACGCGCCCGACCTCGTCCCGCACGATGAGCGCGTCCTCGATGGTCAAGTCCACGCCGATCATGTCGGCGAGCACCGCGTCCTTCTGGCCGCGGAGAATGTCGTCGACCTTCTCGTTGATGAGCTCCAGGTACTCGACGATCTCGTCCATCTGCTGCTGCATCGCGCGCTGCTGCATCATCGTGGACAGCGCGGTGAGCGCGAAAGGACCGCTCAACAGCATCGACGGGGCCTGCGCGATCTGAAGCCATTGTTTGACGTCGCCCGGCTGCCCAATCATCGCGTGGCTCACGCCAGGCGTCTTCGTCGCCATGAGCCCATACCTGCGAACTGCTTCGGCGGACTCAGCGGTGAGTTTGACCCATCGTCCGGAGTTCGCTGCGAGGTCGGCCCCGATCTGGACAGCGGCACCTGCAGTACCGGAGGCCGACCATAGTTTGTGGAGGTCGAGATCCTTTGATGGCACCTTGTCGAGCCCGGAGTGGAGAAAGAACCGTTCGACATCGCTGGTATTGCCAATGATCGCGACACCGTCGCCGTCGCTGACCATCTCGATCTCGCTACCCATTAAGTTCTCCTCTTGCCCGCGGTTGCTCTTCACCCCGTGGGGCGTCTCTTGCTCAAACTGTAACCGGCGGCAGGGACATCGAGGCGTGCCGAGTGTGATCCGAGGCGGACCGCAGCCGCGCGGCGAGCTTTGGCACCTCCGCCGGAGCGATCATGTCTGCGAGGTCGTCGGCGGTGGCGGCGGATTCTTCTTGCTGCTCGCAGCATGGGTGAAGGACTCGACGACCGATGGCGGCGGCGCTTGAGCAGGTCTCCACCTGCCGGTGAATGGTGCCGCCCGATAGTCACCACCAGGAAGGCCGGCTGGCCCTCCGGAACGCACCCAGGAGCCCGCACCCGCGATGGCGCTGCCTCTCGCTCGCCCAGCGTTCCAGCCCTCTCACCATCAAGACCGATCTGCCAAACACCTAGTGCACCGCCGGTCGTACCACCGGCGTCTCGTGACCACCCGCTACGTTCCCCCGCCTTCAGGAGGTTGTGACGATGAGCATCCACAAGCTGACGGCCGGTTCGGGGTATGACTACCTGACCCGACACGTGGCCGGGCTGGACGCCACCCACAAGGGCCACGTCGGCCTCGCGTCGTACTACACCGAGCGGGGCGAGACACCCGGGGTGTGGGGCAGGCTCCGGCATGGTCGGGATCGACGGCCTGGACGCCGGGGACGTCGTGACGGCGGAGCAGATGCGGTCCCTCTTCGGTAAGGGCCGACACCCACTGGCCGGTCGACTCGCCGAGCTCGCCGGGTCGCCGGCACTCCCGCTCGTGCCGGCGATGGGTCTGACATTCAGCACCGGCGTGGTCGAGATAACGCCGTTCCAGCGTGAGGTCGCCGCCCGGTTCGCGGCGGCCAAGCTGGCGGCCGGGGGACTGGCCGAATACTAGATCAGAGCGGATGAGCGGGCGCGGATCCGGTCCGAGGTGGCCCGGGAGTTCTTCCGTGTCGAGCATGGACGGGATCGGCCGATGCGCGCGAGCTGTCCGGGATGCTCGCGAAGCTGTCGCGGCCGCGTTCCACCACGGTCGCCGGCTACGACCTCACCTTCTCCCCCGTCAAGTCAGTGTCGACTCTGTGGGCGGTCGCCGAGCCGAAGACCGCCGCCCAGATCGAGGAGGCCCACCACGCGGCAGTGGCGGACGCGTTGCGGTTCCTCGAGCAGCGCGCCCTGTTCAGCCGCGAGGGCAAGGGTGGGGTGAGGCAGGTCGACGTCCGGGGTCTGGTGGCGGCGGCGTTCACTCACCGGGACAGCCGGGCCGGCGACCCGGACCTGCACACCCATGTGGCGGTCGCGAACAAGGTGCAGACCCACAGCGGGAAGTGGCTGTCAATCGACGGCCGGGTGCTGTTCAAGGCCAAGGTGACGGCGTCGGAGACCTACAACACCGCCCTCGAACACCACCTCACCGACCGGCTCGGCGTCCAGTTCGGCGAACGACGTGGCCAGGACCCGCGGAAGCGGCGGGTCCGGGAGATCGTCGGCGTCGACCCCGCGCTCAACGAGCGGTGGTCGGCCCGCCGGAAGGTGATCGTGGTCCGGCAGGGGGAGCTCGCCGGCCGATTCCAGCAGGACCACGGCCGACCCCCCACGCCGGTGGAGGCGCTGCAGCTGGCGCAGCAGGCCACCTTGGAAACCCGGGACGCGAAGCACGAACCGCGCAGCCTAGCCGAGCAGCGCGCGACGTGGCACGCCGAAGCCGTCGACGTGCTCGGCGGCGGGACGCAGCTGCGCGACATGCTCCACGCCGCCCTGCAGCCTCCGAGGGTCGCTGGCCCGACGGTAACCGCGGCCTGGGTCGCGGCGACCTCACGACAGATCGTGGCGACGGTGGAGGAGCACCGACCGACGTGGCAGACCTGGCATCTGCGCGCCGAAGCCCTTCGACAGGTCCGCGGCACCGACCTGCCCCTGGGTCAGGTCGAGCGGGTCGTCGAGCTCCTGGTGGACCAGGCTGTGCAGCGCTGCGTCCCCCTGACACCACCGGACGACGGCCTCACCGAACCCGCGGCGCTGCGGCGGGCGGACGGCTCGTCGGTTTACACCGTGGCCGGCGCCGACCTCTACACCTCCACCCGCATCCTCACCGCTGAGCAACGGCTTATCTCGACCGCCGGTCACAACGACGGCTGGACGGTCGACCCTGCCTCGGTCGAGCTCGCGCTGCTCGAGACGGCCGCCAACGGCGTGCAGCTCGACGCCGGGCAGGTGAGTCTGGTGCGGTCGATGGTCACGTCCGGGTCGCGGCTGCAGCTGGCCATCGCCCCCGCTGGGGCGGGGAAGACGACCGCCCTCCATACCCTGACCCGGGCTTGGACCGAAGCCGGCGGTGAGGTGATCGGCCTCGCCCCCTCCGCAGTGGCGGCCGCCCAGTTGGGCGAGCAGACCGGCGCCCCTGCCGACACCCTCGCCAAGCTCACCTGGACTCTCGACCACCAGCAGCCGCTTCCCGACTGGGCTGCGGGTGTCGGCCCTCGGACGCTGGTGCTGGTCGACGAGGCCGGGATGGCCGACACCCTCACCCTCGATACCGCCGTCGCGTTCATCGTCGAACGAGGTGGGAGTGTGCGGCTGGTCGGCGACGACGCCCAGCTCAGTGCCATCGGCGCCGGCGGCGTACTCCACGACGTCCAAGCCGTCCACGGCGTGGTGCGGCTGACTGAGCTGCACCGGTTCGCCGACCCCATCGAGGCTGCCGTCACCCTCGCCCTCCGAGACGGACAGCCAGCAGCGTTGGGCTTCTATCTCGACCGGCACCGGATCCACGTCGGCGACCCGACCACCATCACCGAGCAGGTGTTCAC
The window above is part of the Friedmanniella luteola genome. Proteins encoded here:
- a CDS encoding PASTA domain-containing protein, producing the protein MKDLRPPQDVVTCLHAGDLVIISALNDEELGDAGLSAEIVRSAINGAPFCRPRSRAALAEIWTTSRSGDTAWISLMQPLLPHDPYWRSIVGAHWALYNAYFNEQYLDTGKVGTRANTLLEITDAGATVSDHQVLFTELAESIAAGKLSAFQHGAIFGSMLVAGGVVGFFTAGAGASLVGRAGGWVEGSLENVDDWVSELALRYLLASIIEEHDRKRHLGVAKTIHEEAQAIGRSDPNPRGSKQFRMLMGAYAKMLEGMAPDTADTTQTIPDVVGLRLGDAKAMLRTAGFVTIVQFDAAPPAEGPRSAWSESRWNVRGQWPSPGVACDPSSTIRLAYSRPEERVRQQDMDRRLREGN
- the mobF gene encoding MobF family relaxase; this encodes MLAKLSRPRSTTVAGYDLTFSPVKSVSTLWAVAEPKTAAQIEEAHHAAVADALRFLEQRALFSREGKGGVRQVDVRGLVAAAFTHRDSRAGDPDLHTHVAVANKVQTHSGKWLSIDGRVLFKAKVTASETYNTALEHHLTDRLGVQFGERRGQDPRKRRVREIVGVDPALNERWSARRKVIVVRQGELAGRFQQDHGRPPTPVEALQLAQQATLETRDAKHEPRSLAEQRATWHAEAVDVLGGGTQLRDMLHAALQPPRVAGPTVTAAWVAATSRQIVATVEEHRPTWQTWHLRAEALRQVRGTDLPLGQVERVVELLVDQAVQRCVPLTPPDDGLTEPAALRRADGSSVYTVAGADLYTSTRILTAEQRLISTAGHNDGWTVDPASVELALLETAANGVQLDAGQVSLVRSMVTSGSRLQLAIAPAGAGKTTALHTLTRAWTEAGGEVIGLAPSAVAAAQLGEQTGAPADTLAKLTWTLDHQQPLPDWAAGVGPRTLVLVDEAGMADTLTLDTAVAFIVERGGSVRLVGDDAQLSAIGAGGVLHDVQAVHGVVRLTELHRFADPIEAAVTLALRDGQPAALGFYLDRHRIHVGDPTTITEQVFTAWQVDRGQSLDALMLAPTRDQVADLNFRARTHRLRGTIPGWEVRLADGNLASVGDTVITRSNQRQLRTTADDWVKNGDRWTVQHVSAAGGLQVKHLRTGRTTALPAGYVHNSVELGYATTIHGAQGVTADTMHGVITGDASRQQLYTMLTRGRTANHVYLPVVGDGDPHTAIHPDTIYPRTATDLLEQILARDDTPTSASTLQRHQQDAALRLGDAADRYLDALHVAAEQVAGADTLTALDHTAEQVAAGLTHEPAWPTLRANLIFNSAEGVNPSEALRAAAATRELDTANDRAAVLDFRCESDSYAPGGPLPWLPAVPKGLSDDAEWGPYLKARSQLVTDLADRIRLDTAHRRPAWAADHPNLTANALVADVEVWRAANRVDGSDGRATGAPVTNGPGHTWQAQLERRLAADTTEGRAALLQLITDLAPSTAHDRQAPLVAARVASLVAAGLDGRQLLKQATGGGPLPDDHPASALWWRVVDQLPGSASQPQELTSPPRTSRRVAARPAARAASPQHRLTVSRPPWSPER